The region aatagaacagccattattctctgatttaaatgaataaccatctcgcatcaaacaagatccagatataatgttcatgctcaacgctggcaccaaataacaattatttaggtctaaaactaatcccgatggtagatgtagaggtagcgtgccgaccgcgatcacatcgactttggaaccatttcccacgcgcatcgtcacctcgtccttagccaatcttcgattaattcgtagtccctgtttcgagttgcaaatattagcaacagaaccagtatcaaatacccaggtgctactgcgagcattagtaaggtacacataataacatgtatatcacatatacctttgttcactttgccatccttcttatccgctaaatacttgaggcagttctgcttccagtgtccagtctgcttgcagtagaagcactcagtttcaggcttagctccagacttgggtttcttctcttgagcagcaacttgcttgctgttctttttaaagttccccttcttcttccctttgccctttttcttgaaactggtggtcttgttaaccatcaacacttgatgctcctttttgatttctacctccgcagcttttagcattgcgaagagctcaggaatagttttgttcatcccttgcatattatagttcatcgcgaagctcttgtagcttggtggcagtgattggagaattctgtcaatgacactatcatcaggaagattaactcccagttgaatcaagtgattattatacccagacattttgagtatgtgttcactaacagaactattctcctccatcttgcagctatagaacttattggagacttcatatctctcaatccggccatttgcttgaaatattaacttcaactcctgaaacatctcatatgctccatgacattcaaaacatcgttgaagacccggttctaagccgtaaagcatggcacactgaactatcgagtagtcatcagctttgctctgccagacgttcttaacgtcgtcagttgcatcagcagcaggcctggcacccagcggtgcttccaggacgtaacttttctgtgcagcaatgaggataatcctcaggttacggacccagtccgtgtaattgctaccatcatctttcaacattgctttctcaaggaacgcattaaaatttaacggaacaacagcacgagccatctatctacaaacaaacatagacaagcaaaatactatcaggtactaagttcatgataaatttaagttcaattaatcatattacttaagaactcccacttagacagacatctctctagtcatctaagtgatcacatgatccaaatcaactaaaccatgtccgatcatcacgtgagatggagtagtttcaatggtgaacatcactatgttgatcatatctactatatgattcacgttcgacctttcggtctccgtgttccgaggccatatctgtatatgctaggctcgtcaagtatgacctgagtattccgcgtgtgcaactgttttgcacccattgtatttgaacgtagagcctatcacacccgatcatcacgtggtgtctcagcacgaagaactttcgcaacagtgcatactcagggagaacacttcttgattattaagtgagagatcatcttaaaatgctaccgtcaatcaaagcaagataagatgcataaaggataaacatcacatgcaatcaatataagtgatatgatatggccatcatcatcttgtgcttgtgatctccatcttcgaagcaccgtcgtgatcaccatggtCACCGgtgcgataccttgatctccatcatagcatcgttgtcgttacgccatctattgcttctacgactatcgctaccgcttagtgatacagtaaagcaattacagggcgtttgcatttcatacaataaagtgacaaccatatggctcctgccagttgccgataacttcggttacaaaacatgatcatctcatacaataaaatatagcatcacgtcttgaccatatcacatcacaacatgccctgcaaaaacaagttagacgtcctctactttgttgttgcaatttttacgtggctgctacgggcttagcaagaaccgttcttacctacgcatcaaaaccacaacgatagtttgtcaagttggtgctgttttaaccttcgcaaggaccgggcgtagccacactcggttcaactaaagtgagagagacagacacccgccggtcacctttaagcaacgagtgcacgtagcggtgaaaccagtctcgcgtaagcgtacgcgtaatgtcggtctgggccgcttcatctcacaatgccactgaaccaaagtatgatatgctggtaagcagtatgacttatatcgcccacaactcacttgtgttctactcgtgcatataacatcaacgcgtaaaacctaggctctgataccactgttggggaacgtagtaatttcaaaaaatttcctacgtacacgcaagatcatggtgatgtcatagcaacgagaggggagagtgtccgtccacgtaccctcgtagaccgtaagcggaagcgttatgacaacgcggttgatgtagtcgtacgtcttcacgatccgaccgatccaagcaccgaacgtacggcacctccgagttcagcacacgttcagctcgatgatgatccccgggctccgatccagcaaagcttcagggatgagttccatcagcacgacggcgtggtgatgatgatgatgctctaccggcgcaaggctttgcctaaactccgcgacgatatgaccgaggtggaatatggtggagggaggcaccgcacacgactaaggaacgatccgtagatcaacttgtgtgtcatggggtgcccccctgcccccgtatataaaggagggagggagaggtgcggccggcccccttggggtgcgcctggaggagtcctactcccaccgggagtaggactcccccctcttgccttggtggagaaggaaaggggggagggaaaagaggaaaggggggcgcccccccttccttgtcctattcggactaggggggagggggcgcgcggcctgccctggccggccctcctcttctccctcatggcccactaaggcccattaacccccgggagggttccggtaaccccccggtgttccggtaaaatcccgatttcacccggaacctttccgatgtccaaacataggcttccaatatatcaatctttatgtctcgaccatttcgagactcctcgtcatgtccgtgatcacatccgggactccaaacaaacttcggtacatcaaaacttataaactcataataaaattgtcattgtaacgttaagcgtgcggaccctacgggttcgagaactatgtcgacatgacctagaaccattctcggtcaataaccaatagcgggacctggatacccatattggttcctacatattctacgaagatctttatcggtcaaaccgcataacaacatacgttgttccctttgtcatcggtatgttacttgcccgagatttgatcgtcgatatccaatacctagttcaatctcgttatccgcaagtctctttactcgttccgtaatgcatcatcccgtaaccaactcatttggtcacattgcttggaaggcttataatgatgtgcattaccgagagggcccagagatacctcttcgacaatcagagtgacaaaacctaatctcgaaatacgccaactcaacatgtaccttcggagacacctgtagtactcctttataatcacccagttacgttgtgacgtttggtagtacccaaagtgttcctccggtaaacgggagttgcatatttctcatagttacaggaacatgtataagtcatgaagaaagcaatagcagtatactaaacgatcaagtgctaggctaaaggaatgggtcatatcaatcacatcattcttctgatgatgtgatcccattaatcaaatgacaacacatgtctatggttaggaaacataaccatctttgattaatgagctagtcaagtagaggcatactagtgactatatgtttgtctatgtattcacacatgtatcatgtttccggttaatacaattctagcatgaataataaacatttatcatgatatgaggaaataaataataactttattattgcctctagggcatatttccttcaattagcctgtctccaattcttgcctttcgctgaatgttacttccaagaacctccttgtgaatgtccatacatttcttccattctttgatgaacatgtgttcacgggttttagaaatccgatatgcacaggtgagctccgtagatttacctggcagtatgttcagaactgagaggcgaccatgcagagacatcagatgaggcacacaatccatcgggagtttctgttgaaaaacataataataacttcgtagttagcaatgatgtactagtttagaagtatgcaaaagatgcgcggatgtcgtaatagtaaaaaatcttaccagggtatctccagagaagttaccgtggttcaacacatgcactagtggcacgtattcaccataatttggaggagtttgataatagttattgtaaatcttaagaagagtacaaaatgcaatcagatgatttttctccttatacgttaacttGGTGCCATCGgtatagtgggttttatctaccatcttccgcacagtctttgaagaatcaaaataagctgtcaatggaaataagctatcaactattttgaaataaacactataaattagttaataactatgtttgagaaactcaaataGCAGTACAATcggaagtgtatcaacaaggacccaaatgtccatattgtcttgctcgatgtcaggatcaccaagatccatgatgacaatcataccctcataaaaatcatacattttgcaaagtgcttcccaattttggcaaccaaaatgggttacgctctgagcattgcacagatttacttcaaaatccatatcatgatgggtccttaggtgtattttctttgtttcgaaattttcatgatctttaaaacccatcctctccaagacatagcgtcttgcatggcatgggataagctagtcgaattgtaaaatatgaaaattagacgttgaaatagttgaagtcatgcttaattacgaaaaaaacacttgtcgttgttgcgtaccgtttcacaatcgaaggtctcctcgagcttaatgctgaagcgccgatcttcgtccagccgaacgaacctgtcgcacatacctcgatcgtcatggcaccagctacactcccccgggagactgtcatcgtccgagtacgacatttcctacgttcataattcaaagattaaacttgtacatattctagcacaagtcatgccagaattcacgaaaaaatccggcatgacctttgctaaaaaaggacatatcgagcgcctgaaatttaccggaacagaaattaatcaacactccggcaaaacataggtcactcggagatgtaaactgaacatgaagggccacttgggcaaccacatatcctatttgagcaacaacacaagatatacaaggatatttggctggtctcaccttgatgtcggagggggtcggtgaatgggacgacggcggggatgtcagagggggtcggtgacggggacgacggcgaggatgtcggagggggtcggtgacggggacgacggtggtcacctgaaaccatataagttatcactaatacatcccgaataattgcttaaactaaaaaatcacaacaaatatgacatgttcaactagttttattaattcaactagttcttactaaatataaacttactataaatagaaaaaaactagttctttctaaatataaagtagttcaactagttatattaattatcttactaaaaatacattagttctattaattcaactacttcaactagtttattaatttacttactaaactagttatgagccctaaattaacatctactactactaaaaatctagtactaactaaattaacatctagtactagctatgaaccctaaattaacatctacaactactaatctagtactaactagtggcagggggtgggggcgacggagaggtagctaggggcggcgaggtcgagggcggtgggaggagggctgccggtggaggagggagagggcggccgcaggtggagggaggagggcggcggcaaaggagggaggggcggccgcaggcggagggaggatatgcgaggaggagggagaagggacggaaggaggggagtacctcggcggcggatgcacgaaggcggcggcgacggcgacgcacGATGACGGTTATCGGCACgaggggcgagagtgagagtgtgagtgagggcgcaggtcgtgtgcgtggggataaggtagggatagttgtagcgcgtttgccgaaacgcgctacagataatcagaatagcagtagcgcgttgcacataaaccgctattgctaagtgtaactatacaaaaaatacgcgtcaatgcaaaaatacattggccatcaatgttctttttgtgtacaatctgaattgtcaatatgagtcctatccggtaggaaccggagaggactcatattgcgaccacaaattttacacatagagttcagtgaagaccaactggttgtggtagtttcagaaataacatatttaaggtggtaaacaccctgttcacggagcgaggtgggactaaacttgtgggctgatcttagcagtagcggttttcccataagtgcgctgctgctaacttctatagcagtagcgctgttcaatAAAGCgcactactgctataactagcgggggggggggggcgaggtcatggcaattatagcaaCAGCGCGGTTCGCGGTGGATGCGCTACTACTATTTTCCTGTTAGCAGCGCGTTTTtctaacacgcgctgctgctaaatagcagtagcgtggtattttagggagcgctgctggtaagattctgtgtataggcttttccctagtagtaatTCTTTCTTATAACTTACTCAGCTCTTTAAAAGAAAACTTTGTGTACTTAGATTGAAAAATAGATTTGTAGTATACATATAAAAAAAAGCTTGGCAAAGATCAATTGATCTAGATTATAATGGTTGAGATCTAAAGTCTAATAATAGTTATGTACCATGTAATTTTTTGGAAGTTAAAAACAAAGAATTTAGTTTTGGTTCTTCGCCTTCTGGGCAAAGGCCGTGACGCAAGACCCTTAGGTTCTTGTCGCTAGTCCTGGCCTTCTCCTCCCTGAGCCAAGCAAAGGAAGCAAGCAAACGAACCGAGCGATGCAACGTTGAGCTGCACAACCAGAGCAAGTCAGGGGAGGAAATCCAAACCAGATCAAAGCACAAAATCAGTAAATAAGCCATCCATCTCACTGGTCCTGTCCACAAAAGCAATTTTCCTCATATCCCAGGTTGGCAACCAATTTGTTCCACATACCAACATGAACCTCGAGCCAGAGCCTAAGATACTAACGTAAGATCTGTGAAATAATTAGAGGAAATGGACATTGTAGGTTTTAAATAATGCTAAATTGCATGGGTAAACTGAGAAACGTGTATTATTTTTTCTTGATATTCCTCAAAATTAAATTCACCTGTTGTACTTCAAAATAGGTGTGTCCCTGAACTAAGAGATACAAAATAAGGCATCAATTTGAGAAATCCAAACGATGAGGATGAGCCATCTAGCataacacaaacacacacacagacAGAGAGAAGAAAATGAAAGCATGAAGGAAGAAAAGTGAATATAAATCACACATCCAGTTATGTTTACTATACTGCAATAAATCATACACCCACATAAGACCCAAAAAAAACTACACTGTAAGCAACAATGCTAGATACAAAATAAAATGGATATACTGCATAATTTCTCATGTTTGAAGGTGCCACCTCCATTAGTAATGAGAGATATGAACTTTACATGTATTAAACGGGATAATTGTTTATTTGCTTCACTTCAACCCTCGGCTAAATACTAACCACATTTCCTCCCTCTTCGGTGGTCTCGGGCCAACACCTTGAATCTGGAGGTGTCGCGGGCGCTCCTCCTGATGCCACAAACCCTCGCCGCCGACTGCCTCACATGGATGGCCGTCCTGTCCCGCATCCAGCCTTGTACCGCAACACCGACACCAGCACCACCGATCCCCGTTCCCGGCGCCACCCTGCCATCGCAAATTAAATAGGTACATAAATGCTTTCATGATGAGGTTTATTTGTCATGATAGGTATATGCACGTGCGTTGCATCGGGCATTCATTTTTTTAAGCGACAGGGGAACATATGGGCACACATCATGATGCAAATCAAATAACAAAAAGGAGATTATGTTTTGGTTATGAAGCATAGAACTTCTGACAACTTTGTCCTAAGATATACTAAAGCCAAAGAATATCATAGAGGGAAATCAAATTATCTGAACGACATGATGTTATTTCACAAAATAAGTTAAATGTACATTTAAAATTTAAAATTTCCAATTGATTATCTTTACATGTAAATAAAAAGGTGGGAGTCAATATTACAATACGCTTACCAAAAAGGTGGGagtcaatattaaaatttaaaaTTTCCAATACGCTTACTCCGCCATATACCATAACTATTCTCAACTACCATATCCAGAAAAAGTATTGTTAATTTGACAGGATACCAAAATTGAGTTACAAATAGAAATAACAAAAGTAAAATGTCAAGCATAAGTAGTCTATTCAGAGGAATCATTCCCAAAAGCAATTTTGAACCGAACACCAGAGCACAGCAAGTTGTGACAACTCACATCCCAAATGATAGCAGATTTATTTAAACTGCCAGTGGCATCACAgtacaaatgttaaaaccaatagcATCACACAGGAACACTGTACAGTCAGTTAATGCATGCATACCTGCCGGTAACCTTGCTGCCATCACCGCTCACACTCCTCTGTGTGTCCTTCATCGTCATCTTTCCTTTGACCTAATGCTTTGGCAACTCCAACAACACGTTGTGTCTCCAAGAAATCAGTGAACACCACAGAGAGGGGCGTACTTGGATCCTAAACTCCAAGCAAACAATTAATTAAGATCCCTTGCactcacacaaagagagagagagagagagagagagagagagagagagagagagagagagagagagagagatcagggcATCCCAGGGTGAGGGATGAGAGAATCTGACCTACGGAGCACGGCGCCAGTTGTGTGTCACCGACTCGCCACTACCGCTGCAGAGATAACATGACCATCGCCGCAATACGCAGAATCTGTCGGAGCTCGCTCGCTCGGAACCGGCGAGGAACGCCGCCGCCAAGAACTTGGAGTTCAAGCCCCGCCGCTGGACCTCCTCCCACGCCTCCTAGATCATCTCCACACCGTCCCCGGAACAGGATCCGACTCCTACTCGCCTCCtcagccggatctggccggagatcaCCGTCGCCGCGCCCGGCGGCGCGCAGCAGCGTGGCGGGGCACTGGAGGTGGGGGGTGGCGCGCAGCAACATGGTGGCGGGTGGCGGCGCACTGGAGGCGTGAGAGGGGTCGTGCGGGTGGggggttctttttttattttctctcttcGTTAGGAATGTAATGAGTACTTTATTAGTATGGAAGGAGATCGGTGGGAGAAATAAATCGGAGAGGAAGGTGATTTGTTTGGAAGGTGATCTTCTGGATATGGTATTATTTTTAAATTCTTAATTATCAAATATTTACATGATTAAATTGAATCGACACCTGCCAGATCAAGCACGAAtatatggtaactaatctgatggGTTTATGTGGGTGGTGAAGCGAAAAGGCAGGTGGGAGGGAGACGAATAAAACCAGCGAAATAAAACCAATGAAAGTGGTGAGACAAAAAAACCCAGCAAAAAATAACCggcggactattcaccaactgctacattaggagtagagatattagACCACAAAGCATTCCAAAAACCATCTTTGAACATAAATTAGACCAACAATATATAACTTTTGTGACTAATAAATTATACCTCACATTTGGTTGGTCTAATTTATGGTTGGAGTTCAAATTTTTGAAATGTGTGCACACCtcattggaatggagggagtgaAGTTAAATCTCCACTGTTCACATGGAAGAACTCAGCTATCACGAAGGTAAACGAGTTATTTAggatagatactccctccgtccggaaatacttgtcatcatcaaaatggataaaaagagatgtatctagacttTGCAATCACCACAAATGTACCTTCTCATATGTGTTGTTTCAAAAAGGACCCATTTGGAATCAAACGACTCCGCTCCATATTAACAGTACAACGAGAGCTCCCAAACAAATGGTGCTCCAGCTACAACGACTTGGTAAATGCTGGCGCCAGGTTTCGCCTGGCGGATTCACACAGCAGCATCCTCTTTGGTATCCTCCACGGGCTCCTCCGAAGATGTGGCGCCCGCAATTTGGTCACCAGGACCGGTAGAGACCTTCACCGCAGCAGGCCTTAGCACCCTCTCCCTCAGAAGGAACCCTCGGTGAACTTCGTGTGAGACGATCCCAGCCTTAAACTCTGTGGATTCTTCACGCGCGATAGCCTCGTGAACCTTAAAAAGAATAAAGGTATCAGCTCCCAttaagttgcatatgatgcaaaaaGAAAGAGTAGCATGAGCATGCCTGCCTACTTCCAGGTGGAACCATTGCGCATAGATGAATACAAACCACGTTATGTACTTAAAATGAGCAAAAAAGTGTTTGAGCCGAACTGTCAACAGCACAATCAATTTAGAGGCTAGAAGTTATTATTTGTCCAGTTTGTTTTTGAGAAGGGCACAAGTGATGTTCTTATTTGCGCAAAGAGTTCAAGGCAGTAGACAAGTAGAAAATTTCAGCCGAAGAAGAGATGATAAAAATTCACAGAACACATGTTATTGAAATGTGTGGCAGCTAAGATAAACTCACTACAGAATGCATATTCAATATGAACCAGATTGTAAATATGAAAGAACCATTTGACCAGCAGATTACCAGCAACCCACTTGTAGATTACAAACATAATGTTAAACTAATAACAAGCCTACATCATCTACGTATCACCACACTACATCCAAAATAAACCTAAGGACGTATCAACATGTGTGTATTGATACAAGAATAGGAAATCTTCAGCATGTTGCAATAAACTTTAAAGCAGTCACTTCGATGAAATATATAAAAAGGATGTAAACTATACTTACCACTGGATCAAATGGCTTGCCAACAGTTTCCACAACCCCTACACCTAAGCTTTTCAGTGTTTCTACTAATTGCTTGTATATGCCTTGATAGCTTGTGCTGATTTTCTGCTCTTTCTCAGTCTCTAGGGTGACCTCTACATTTGTTTTCTCAAAGCTATCAACCAGAGGCAACAGATTCTGTACAAGTTCCACTTGTATATTAGATGTAAACTTTGCACGGTCCTTTTCAGCCTGTTTCCGGAAATTCTCTAGATCAGCATTTAAGCGAAGAAACTTATTCTTCCCTGAAGCTATTTCAGCTGTAATACTTTCAAGCTGAGAAGCTGCTTTACTTCTCTCTTCCTCCATGCTAGTGATTGCCTTCTCGATGTCACTAACAACATCATCGTTTCCATCTAGAAAGGCTTTCTTGTACAGTCGAATTAGGTCATTCATAGGAGGGAAATCTTCCCCATTTACAATCTGCAGTAAACTATCAGTTTAGTGAAACTTGATAAATCAAATCCTTCATATACCCTAACAAAAAGCTACAGTTTTTTTTTTATGGTCAACCGATTATTTTCCATTTCAGTTTTGCCGTACCCGTACCAATATTTTGGTCATTCAATAATTATGTGTTCATGAGTTGAAAATGTAGCTTAA is a window of Triticum dicoccoides isolate Atlit2015 ecotype Zavitan chromosome 2B, WEW_v2.0, whole genome shotgun sequence DNA encoding:
- the LOC119364298 gene encoding protein GrpE-like; this translates as MAATYCAYPAASAAAANPTRRRLQTLTAPGALPAARKPSRQAPTFLSFRRPNAALRPLRVAGADPQIVNGEDFPPMNDLIRLYKKAFLDGNDDVVSDIEKAITSMEEERSKAASQLESITAEIASGKNKFLRLNADLENFRKQAEKDRAKFTSNIQVELVQNLLPLVDSFEKTNVEVTLETEKEQKISTSYQGIYKQLVETLKSLGVGVVETVGKPFDPVVHEAIAREESTEFKAGIVSHEVHRGFLLRERVLRPAAVKVSTGPGDQIAGATSSEEPVEDTKEDAAV